A genomic segment from Daphnia carinata strain CSIRO-1 chromosome 1, CSIRO_AGI_Dcar_HiC_V3, whole genome shotgun sequence encodes:
- the LOC130696790 gene encoding cuticle protein CP14.6-like, translating to MKLFIVAVLIATAVAVPSSYKSYEKTYEKDYKYPEITVTGQSDERNVDGSGKWNYAQSDYTTREEAQEQKKFTVTTVDDYGKEYTADVFGNTNKGSSYWISPEGDKFTLTWAADEAGFQPKGDHLPVAPVHVYELPVAPVHEYVLPVAPVHEYVLPVAPVHIPFNGKGFKIY from the exons ATGAAACTC TTTATCGTCGCCGTCCTCATCGCCACTGCAGTCGCAgttccatccagctacaaaTCGTATGAAAAGACATACGAGAAAGACTATAAATACCCCGAAATCACCGTCACCGGTCAATCCGACGAGCGTAACGTTGATGGCAGCGGAAAGTGGAA ctacgcccagtctgactacaccacccgTGAGGAAGCCCAggagcaaaagaaattcactgTCACTACCGTCGATGACTACGGCAAAGAATACACAGCGGATGTCTtcggcaacaccaacaagggatcttcctactggATCTCCCCCGAAGGCGACaagttcactttgacctgggctGCCGATGAGGCTGGTTTCCAACCCAAGGGTGACCACTTGCCGgttgctcccgtccacgtTTACGAActcccagttgctcccgtccacgaGTACGTTctcccagttgctcccgtccacgaatatGTTCTCCCAGTTGCCCCAGTCCACATTCCTTTCAACGGAAAGGGCTTCAAAATCTATTaa